A portion of the Candida dubliniensis CD36 chromosome R, complete sequence genome contains these proteins:
- a CDS encoding transcriptional regulatory protein, putative (Similar to S. cerevisiae UME6) produces MGESPPLLDSHSQHQTSLTHSSTQNQNEMSSNTSSSNSQLPKTQNKTSMAQSSGNPLTLDEQAILSKQLSKSKRKSAAKSTTANIVNNNNNNDAPKELGKKSKRRKHKNSKLGCANCKERRVKCLENLPSCTNCIKHRVKCAYLDYTEDQLNEFKKAKLLQESQEQQQEQQPHQLQESDSEANDQQPLKTNKKVLKPKKSRAATSFSYGQAKSSSSVPSVSVAGSSTGLTNGEVFQQQRQHHSVPNIGTNFNTLAAAVASSSSSSSSSASSVIVNNEDAEPSPVPRSNNESRVNLLPEGNEFQILFPAYPDSADFPATNSPSRFSTPLERSAVSNAFNMKHSRSQSTSGNSLPNSLNLPVNFKYTSHPAVDYDARLKQLLKTIGPMILKGTSGLSQIRDIYSTWLNSFIYKAFTSDLMFYCLLNLTTNFLITNCFSDSNKHLQNSGSLTPNSRSLQLAHIRTDCTNRSLQYYAYTIKGLGIVLNDENTDPDLTGSVSYILSLMSVYDTQATLNSIICFRNGLFSIFKHNDIAYEKIDPNTKVLIPTHKKLMVNIVMSIYLPGYDSNFLKEYQQLLVRFGELIIPLLHHHNSTNTAGGAQEMVSFVESNYSHLLSFTNDCLNHYISEINNTLSDINSQEELLFQMIYRWVRFFPARLIGSRKKSDPLEKMLYLFYKVFKKSLFAIFPQVKFFFLRDFDSPLMLDVFASDNDYDIFVEELEHPINNCLPPELYEPILNELKSMSSYLIRVITYLQLRLNKLYKYLVVDSGIDRMKQIHGDILQWGNSITDITKTRNEFKQLLGLEEVCVTSFINKVIREENYPTRKGKPKTSETEHSLAAGANIVDFMTLQPSGLLINDFDPRQ; encoded by the coding sequence ATGGGAGAGTCACCTCCATTACTAGATAGTCATTCCCAGCACCAGACATCTTTGACTCATTCTTCGACACAAAACCAGAATGAAATGTCATCTAATACATCAAGTTCTAATTCACAATTACCAAAGACTCAAAACAAGACTAGTATGGCTCAATCATCAGGGAACCCTTTAACTTTGGACGAACAAGCTATACTATCCAAACAGTTAAGTAAAtccaaaagaaaatctgCCGCAAAAAGTACCACGGCAAACATcgtcaacaacaataacaacaatgacGCCCCCAAAGAGTTAGgcaagaaatcaaaaaggCGGAAGCATAAGAATTCTAAGTTAGGATGCGCAAATTGTAAAGAAAGGCGAGTTAAATGTTTAGAGAATTTACCTAGCTGTACCAATTGTATTAAGCATAGGGTGAAATGTGCATATTTGGATTATACAGaagatcaattgaatgaGTTCAAGAAGGCAAAACTTTTACAGGAACtgcaagaacaacaacaggaacaacaaccacatcAACTACAGGAGAGTGACTCAGAAGCAAATGACCAACAACCTTTGAAAACGAATAAAAAAGTCTTAAAACCGAAAAAGTCACGTGCGGCTACTTCATTTAGTTATGGACAAGCAAAATCAAGTTCTTCGGTTCCGTCTGTTCTGGTTGCAGGTTCTTCCACAGGTTTGACGAATGGGGAAGTGTTTCAGCAACAACGCCAACACCATTCTGTCCCCAATATTGGTACAAACTTCAATACATTGGCAGCGGCGGTGGCGTCATCGTCGTCACTGTCTTCATCGTCAGCTTCTTCTGTTATagttaataatgaagatgcTGAGCCACTGCCTGTGCCAAGAAGCAATAATGAATCCAGAGTTAATTTATTGCCTGAGGGAAACGAATTCCAAATTTTGTTTCCAGCATACCCTGACTCTGCTGATTTTCCCGCAACCAATTCTCCAAGTCGGTTTTCAACTCCATTAGAACGATCTGCTGTTTCCAATGCTTTTAATATGAAACACTCTCGTTCTCAGTCGACCAGTGGTAATTCATTAccaaattctttaaatttaccggttaatttcaaatatacATCCCATCCAGCAGTCGATTATGATGCAAGATTGAAACAACTTCTTAAAACAATAGGTCCAATGATACTAAAGGGTACCCTGGGATTATCACAAATTCGAGATATATACTCCACGTGGctcaattcatttatttataaagCATTCACGTCTGACTTGatgttttattgtttgcTTAATTTAACgacaaattttttgattacAAATTGTTTCAGTGATTCGAATAAGCATTTACAGAACAGTGGATCACTAACACCAAATTCAAGAAGTTTGCAATTAGCCCATATCCGGACTGACTGTACGAACCGTTCACTACAATATTATGCCTACACTATAAAAGGATTAGGAATAGttttaaatgatgaaaatacTGATCCCGACTTGACAGGTTCAGTGAGTTATATATTAAGTTTAATGTCGGTTTATGATACACAAGCAACGTTGAATTCGATTATTTGCTTTAGAAATGGGTTATTTAGTATTTTCAAACACAATGATATTGCTTATGAAAAAATCGATCCTAATACTAAAGTATTGATCCCAACacataaaaaattgatggTGAATATTGTTATGTCTATTTATTTGCCCGGATATGACTCCAACTTTTTGAAagaatatcaacaattattgGTAAGATTTGGTGAGTTGATTATCCCATTGTTGCATCATCACAATTCCACTAACACAGCAGGTGGGGCACAAGAAATGGTGAGTTTTGTGGAGTCAAACTATAGCCATTTACTTAGTTTTACTAATGATTGCTTGAACCATTATATTTCtgaaatcaacaacacTTTGTCTGATATTAATTCCcaagaagaattgttgtttcaaatgatttataGATGGGTGCGATTTTTCCCTGCTCGACTCATAGGctcaagaaagaaaagcGATCCATTAGAGAAAATGTTGTATTTATTCTACAAAGTGTTCAAGAAATCGTTGTTTGCTATCTTTCCTCAAGTGAagttctttttcttgagAGATTTCGATAGTCCGTTAATGTTGGATGTTTTTGCTTCCGATAATGATTATGACatttttgttgaagaattagaacATCCAATTAACAACTGCTTACCACCTGAGTTGTATGAGCCTATcttgaatgaattaaagTCGATGAGCAGTTACTTGATTCGTGTTATAACATATTTGCAACTTCGTCTTAACAAGTTGTACAAGTATTTGGTGGTTGATTCGGGCATTGATAGAATGAAACAAATCCATGGAGATATTCTTCAATGGGGGAATTCCATCACTGATATCACAAAGACAAGAAATGAATTCAAACAGTTGCTTGGATTGGAAGAAGTCTGTGTCActtcatttattaataaagtgataagagaagaaaattaTCCAACTCGAAAAGGCAAACCGAAAACTAGCGAGACAGAACACTCACTTGCAGCTGGGGCAAacattgttgattttatgACTTTGCAACCATCTggtttattaatcaatgattttgatcCCAGACAATAA
- a CDS encoding auxin efflux carrier protein, putative encodes MGYSLSALVSTNPSSLSYFDISFLTFEAVLEVVIICCAGFVAAKTGLLTTQGQKTLSSLNVDLFTPCLIFTKLAPNLSFSKLIEIIIIPIFYAVSTGVSYWSSRIVSRALSLNIPETDFVTAMAVFGNSNSLPVSLVLTLSYTLPDLLWDDLEDDNTDKVAGRGILYLLIFQQLGQVLRWSWGFNTLLRKRSQLELNTYYTKHGKIVLHENCRLIEGEDEQFLYMDSNQQDEDEELEQQTETTREISLSEDEDNNSKPFTAFICQLPGVKQFLSFMNPPLYAMLVSIIVASIPYLKNWIFDSEQNSIVYNTFTKAVTTLGGVSIPLILIVLGSNLYPSNDIPPPSKHYNRILFGSLLSRMILPSVVLLPIIAMCVKYIKASILDDPIFLIVAFILTVSPPAIQLSQITQLNNVYQKEMSGVLFWGYVVLVVPTTISIVVCSLKVLEWAKQ; translated from the coding sequence ATGGGATATAGTCTATCAGCTTTAGTTTCTACCAATCCGTCGTCACTTTCTTATTTTGACATATCATTTTTGACTTTTGAAGCCGTACTAGAGGTTGTTATAATATGTTGTGCTGGGTTCGTTGCTGCCAAAACCGGTCTATTGACCACTCAGGGACAGAAAACTTTATCATCTTTGAATGTTGATTTGTTCACCCCGTGTTTAATATTTACCAAGCTTGCACCCAACTTGTCGTTTAGTAAGTTAATCgaaatcattatcataCCGATTTTTTACGCTGTATCCACAGGAGTGTCTTATTGGAGCTCCCGAATAGTTAGCAGGGCTTTGAGCTTGAACATTCCTGAGACAGATTTTGTCACTGCTATGGCAGTCTTTGGTAATTCAAACTCGTTACCGGTGAGTTTAGTTTTAACATTGAGCTACACCCTTCCTGACTTGTTGTGGGACGACTTGGAAGACGACAACACCGATAAAGTCGCTGGTAGAGGGATATTGTACTTGTTAATTTTCCAGCAATTGGGACAGGTATTGCGTTGGTCCTGGGGGTTCAACACATTGTTAAGAAAGCGTTCGCAGTTAGAGTTGAACACATATTACACTAAACATGGCAAGATTGTCTTGCACGAAAATTGTCGTTTGATTGAAGGTGAGGATGAGCAGTTTTTGTACATGGATTCGAATCAACAAGACGAAGACGAAGAGCTAGAACAACAGACAGAAACAACAAGGGAAATTTCGTTGTCAGAAGACGAAGACAACAATAGCAAACCATTTACAGCATTTATTTGCCAGCTCCCTGGGGTTAAACAGTTTTTGTCATTTATGAACCCGCCACTTTATGCCATGTTGGTATCCATTATAGTTGCATCAATCCCatatttgaagaattggattTTTGACAGCGAACAAAACTCCATCGTTTACAACACATTCACCAAAGCGGTCACCACTTTAGGGGGTGTTTCCATCCCACTAATCTTAATAGTCTTGGGGTCAAACTTGTATCCCTCAAACGACATCCCACCACCATCAAAGCACTACAACAGAATACTATTTGGGTCATTATTATCGAGAATGATCTTGCCCAGTGTCGTGTTGTTGCCAATAATAGCCATGTGTGTCAAGTACATCAAGGCATCAATTTTGGATGACCCGATTTTCTTAATCGTTGCGTTCATATTGACAGTTAGTCCTCCAGCTATACAGTTGTCGCAAATCACCCAGCTCAACAACGTTTACCAGAAAGAGATGAGCGGGGTTCTATTTTGGGGGTACGTTGTGTTGGTAGTTCCAACCACGATATCGATCGTTGTTTGCTCCTTAAAAGTTTTAGAGTGGGCAAAGCAATAG
- a CDS encoding GTP-binding protein, putative (Similar to S. cerevisiae YPT32), whose amino-acid sequence MADNSDDYSYDYEYLYKIVLIGDSGVGKSNLLSRFTRDEFNLESRSTIGVEFATRTLEIDGKRVKAQIWDTAGQERYRAITSAYYRGAVGALIVYDIAKTESYESVSRWLKELKEHADANIIIELVGNKSDLDHLRAVPTEEAKNFAMENNLLFTEASALSSDNVDLSFHQLLKNIYEMISKHQLENNDSKQTNTAGGPTISLTPAPQEKKNKNNGGCC is encoded by the coding sequence ATGGCCGATAACAGCGACGATTATTCCTACGATTAcgaatatttatataaaatagTGTTGATTGGGGATTCAGGGGTTGGTAAATCTAACTTGTTATCACGTTTCACTCGTGACGAGTTCAATTTGGAGAGCAGATCAACTATTGGTGTTGAGTTTGCTACCAGAACATTAGAAATTGATGGTAAACGAGTTAAAGCACAGATTTGGGACACTGCTGGTCAAGAAAGATATAGAGCCATTACTAGTGCGTATTATAGAGGAGCTGTTGGGGCTTTGATTGTGTATGACATTGCAAAAACAGAAAGTTACGAAAGTGTTAGCCGTTGgttgaaagaattgaaagaacATGCTGATGCgaatattataattgaattagtTGGTAATAAATCTGATTTGGATCATTTAAGAGCAGTTCCAACTGAAGAAGCTAAAAATTTTGCCATGGAAAACAATTTACTATTCACCGAGGCAAGTGCTTTGAGTAGTGATAATGTTGATTTGAGTTTccatcaattattgaagaatatCTACGAAATGATTTCAAAGCATCAATTAGAAAACAATGATTCCAAGCAAACCAACACTGCTGGTGGACCAACTATTTCATTAACTCCTGCACctcaagaaaagaagaataagaataacggtggttgttgttaa
- a CDS encoding nucleotide release factor, putative (Similar to S. cerevisiae DSS4): protein MASTTIEHLDIEKLLSENKPVILRCPFKECNTRIITYSNKLIHLQIHNAPNAIKAVPHNSPELSNKTIDFYQINDVWDFDNIGVSRPSSEISQDPIISHDNESTIHIERLIVCSECDRGPLGFAGIPNGEETDHKNLVYFLSRDSVAYEY, encoded by the coding sequence ATggcatcaacaacaatcgAACATCTCGATATTGAAAAGCTATTATCAGAGAATAAACCTGTCATTTTAAGGTGTCCCTTTAAAGAATGTAATACTAGAATAATTACTTATtccaacaaattgattcatttgcAAATACACAATGCCCCCAATGCCATAAAGGCCGTACCTCATAACTCACCAGAATTGTccaataaaacaattgatttttatcAGATAAACGATGTCTGGGATTTTGATAACATAGGGGTCAGTAGACCATCCAGTGAGATATCTCAGGACCCAATAATTAGCCATGATAACGAGTCGACAATACATATTGAAAGATTGATTGTCTGTAGTGAATGTGATCGAGGTCCATTAGGGTTTGCTGGGATACCCAACGGAGAAGAGACAGATCATAAAAATCTAGTTTATTTCCTAAGTCGTGACAGTGTTGCTTATGAATACTGA
- a CDS encoding hexokinase, putative (Similar to S. cerevisiae HXK1), whose amino-acid sequence MSLSPKLEETVSSIEKAFDIKDDFLVKATEYFIESMNVGLESPKPSKDVMPMIPTYVTSIPTGKEVGLYLAADLGGTNFRVCSIDLKGDHTFTMKQSKYRLPVDLMKAEKSDDLFSFLAKKVQSFLLEHHSEACSAKNAEPLKLGFTFSFPVNQTALDRGTLIRWTKGFDIPDAVDRDVVELLQANLTVLEVNVKVVAIANDTVGTLLTAAYSNDPEKTNRNTIIGCIFGTGTNGAYFESKIPKLASSKGMVINTEWGSFDNGLKILPCTEFDKIVDSETANPGYHLFEKRISGMFLGEILRVVLINLFEKGLIFQELYKARGGSLPHRIQEPWLLDAEVLSYLQIDDSTDLRMSGLILQNVLRLETNKEERVVIQRLTRAISKRAAHLSAIPIAAIAKKVKDQYKDDDRDFEVGCDGSVVEFYPGFRQAVLESVEKINPLKGTNKKIYLKIAKDGSGVGAALCASTA is encoded by the coding sequence ATGTCACTTTCACCCAAATTAGAAGAAACTGTCAGCTCAATTGAAAAGGCATTTGATATCAAAGATGATTTTTTAGTCAAAGCAACTGAATACTTCATTGAATCAATGAATGTTGGTTTGGAATCACCAAAACCATCAAAAGATGTCATGCCTATGATTCCAACATATGTCACCTCAATTCCCACTGGGAAAGAAGTGGGGTTGTATTTGGCAGCCGATTTAGGTGGGACTAATTTCAGAGTCTGTTCAATTGACTTGAAAGGTGACCACACATTTACCATGAAGCAAAGCAAGTATCGACTCCCAGTGGATTTGATGAAAGCAGAAAAGTCCgatgatttattttccTTTTTGGCAAAGAAAGTCCAATCTTTCTTATTGGAACACCATTCGGAAGCATGTTCTGCGAAAAATGCTGAGCCACTCAAGTTGGGGTTCACTTTCTCTTTCCCTGTTAACCAAACAGCATTGGACCGTGGTACATTAATCAGATGGACCAAAGGTTTTGACATCCCTGATGCGGTTGACCGTGACGTGGTTGAGTTGTTGCAAGCAAATTTGACTGTCTTGGAGGTCAATGTCAAAGTTGTTGCTATCGCAAACGACACGGTTGGAACTTTGCTTACTGCTGCTTACTCCAATGACCCAGAAAAGACAAACAGAAACACAATCATTGGGTGTATTTTTGGTACAGGAACTAATGGTGCCTATTTCGAGTCAAAAATTCCCAAGTTGGCCAGCTCCAAAGGTATGGTCATCAACACAGAATGGGGATCATTCGACAATGGCTTGAAGATCTTGCCATGTACTGagtttgataaaattgtcGATTCTGAAACTGCTAACCCAGGCTATCActtgtttgaaaaaagaatcagTGGGATGTTTTTAGGAGAAATTTTGAGAGTTGTCttgattaatttgtttgaaaaGGGCTTGATTTTCCAGGAGTTGTACAAGGCAAGAGGCGGGTCCTTGCCACACAGAATTCAAGAGCCATGGTTATTGGATGCTGAAGTGTTGTCTTATCTCCAGATTGATGACTCCACCGATTTGAGGATGTCGGGTCTTATTCTTCAAAACGTTCTCAGATTGGAAACCAACAAAGAGGAACGTGTGGTTATTCAACGTTTGACAAGAGCGATTTCCAAGAGAGCAGCACATTTGTCGGCTATTCCAATTGCTGCTATAGCCAAAAAAGTGAAAGACCAATATAAAGACGACGATAGAGACTTTGAGGTTGGTTGTGACGGTTCTGTGGTCGAATTCTACCCTGGATTCAGACAGGCTGTGTTAGAGTCggttgaaaaaatcaatccTTTGAAGGGTACTAATAAAAAGATCTATTTGAAGATTGCCAAAGATGGGTCAGGTGTCGGTGCAGCATTGTGTGCCAGTACCGcataa
- a CDS encoding small nuclear ribonucleoprotein-associated protein, putative (Similar to S. cerevisiae SMB1;~spliced gene) yields the protein MSSSSTKLSINKKTKMSDLINFRIKIITIDNRTYLGTLLSFDKHMNLVLSDTEESRITKKSYSQLKKHTPNVEPVYEKRNLGLIILRGDQVVSFTIESNAPLTDVKSRLDRPIKKPVSRMKKIIA from the exons ATG TCTTCTTCGTCAACCAAACTATcgataaataaaaaaaccaaaatgtcagatttgataaatttccgtattaaaataataacaatagatAATAGAACTTATTTGGGTACTTTATTGTCGTTTGATAAACATATGAATTTGGTGTTGTCTGATACTGAAGAGTCAAGAATTACCAAGAAATCATATAGTCAATTAAAGAAACACACACCCAACGTTGAACCAGTGTACGAGAAGAGAAATTTAGGATTGATTATCTTACGAGGCGATCAAGTTGTCAGTTTCACTATAGAAAGCAATGCTCCACTCACTGATGTCAAGAGTAGATTAGATCGACCAATCAAAAAACCAGTAAGtagaatgaaaaaaatcattgcGTGA